ATGAAACTACCATTAGATGGCGGTTTCATCGTTCTAAAGAATTGTATTCTTTTATGACTGTATACGATTAACGCCCATAAAATGTTCTTGCACGTGTGCAATCGGAATTAGGCGACGTTGCTTTGGTATAACCAACTCCCCACTCCCTTTTGCTTTCTCTACATGTCTTTCCAGTTAAGGACACCATTCGTGCCCGAGTATAGTGACGCACACCTTTCCATCCAGTCTCACCCACTGCACGCCAGTGACCTCTTCCCCCTTCTTTCCAACCTCTGTGCATTTGAGGCTTGGAACTCATCGTACCTACTTGGTCCGCTTCCACTTCACTTTTTGTCCAATACCCTTCCCCTTCCGTCCAACCTCCCAGCGCTCCTGCTTCTTCGTCTGCAAAAGCCATCGATGGAACCGCACCCAACAGTCCTACTGCTGCTACTACTGGAATGAGCTTCTTACGAATGTTCAATATGCTTCCCCCTCTCATTATTGGGACAGACGGCCTCGAAAGTTCATTACCCTCTATCCTAATCAAATTATATTTAATCAATTATCAGTTGTCCTGAATTCGAGATTAAAATATCTTAATCAACTTTTAGCTAGAAATTAAACTTTATGTCTTTCAACTATTACTAGGGCTTGCTCACCCTACTTTCAGCAGAGAATAGCTCCTTGTTGAGCTAGAGAAAAGTTAACCTTCTCTCTGAAATGATAATGCTTAATTTTATATTAATCTTTCTTTCACTTTGAAAAAGTAATGTCACGATCATTAACCAAAGATAAAAGTCAATAGGCCTATCTTTATCTTGTTAAGGAACTCTCAACGGCCATAGTATGTTCTAGCACTCCCTTGACCAAGAGGCGACTTTGCATAAGTATAACTTATTCCCCATTTCCTTCCACTATCAGCATTTACGTTTCCATTTAAATACACCATTCGTGCGCGAGTATAGTGATGTACATTCTTCCATCCAGTTTCACCCACTGCGCTCCAGAAACCCCTTCTTCCTCCCTCTTTCCAACCTCTGTGAAAGTCGGGCTTGGAACTCATCGTACCTATTTGGTTCACTGTTACCTCACTTTTTGTCCAATACCCTTCCCCTTCCGTCCAACCTCCCAGTGCCCCTGTTTCTTCGTCTGCAAAAGCCATCGATGGAACCACACCCAACAGTCCTACCGCTGCTACTACTGGAATGAGCTTCTTACGAATGTTCAATATCCTTCCCCCTCTCAATGAATGGAACAGACGGCTTCGAAAACAAGTTCCGTACCCTCTATCCTCATCCAGATTATAACTGTTCAAAAATAGGACCGTCCTGAATTCAAATTTAAAATTCCTTTATGTCATCGCCTTTCCCGCGTGGAGACCCCTATTTTCAAACATGGGGAGGAAACACGGGTTGGGCGTTAACCCGCAAACGAATAGTGGTATCCATCGGCTCGCTGAAGCAAGCGACAAGTTCGACAACTAATCCCCTGTATGGTTTGAGTGTTCGTCTTGATGTTAAAACTTCCCGATGTTCGGACGGCTACCCGTCCGACATAGGTTCCAGCTTTTTTCCCTTTTGTCACAACCGCCTTCACGAAATCACCAGTCTGAAAGCCTTTCACTCGTTTGTTCTTTTTTGCGGATGTTCGCGGAAACCCATATCGATCCATCCGGCACATCTGACGGGAACCCCGCCCCATGGCTTGGATCAGGAGAGGAGTCAACCTTTCCGGAATCCAAACCCGTTCGCCGCTTTCTCCCACACAAGCGGCATCCACCCAATGATCTTTCTCATATCCTTGGCAGATTCGGTTGTACTTCGTCCGTCCGCCAGACCAGAAGGTAACGGGTAATCCGAAGGCTTTCAATTCTTCCCCGATGGCCCACCGGATGGCATTGATCGCCGCCGCATCCTGAAGGGGAAGCTTGGCTTGCCTCAGGATCTTGTCCAACACGTTCGGTTTCTTGGAGAGAAAGACTTGGATGGACTGGTTGTCCTTATCGAGGTTACACTCCCGGCAAGAGACGGTCAGGTTGGAGATCCGGTTGGAGCCGCCTTTGCTTTTGGGGTGAATGTGTTCCACCTCCAGGGGAACGCCTTCTTTCCCGCAGTAGGCACATTGCCGCCCCCACTTTTCTAACAGATACTCCCGGACTTCGTATCCAAACAACTCTCCTTGTTGGTACTCCATTCCCATGATTTCGGGGTTTTGAATCTTTTGCGTATCAAACCCGACCGTTTCAACAGCGATGGATTGGATCGGAATGTAGCGCAACAACCGCCCCATCCAGTTCTTTATATTCTCCACCCTGGAGCGGAGCGATGGCGGCAACCATCCTTTTGGCTTACGACGGTTATGGAAACGGGCCGGGCGATACCGAGTCTTGCGGCTGCGCCGTCCCCGACGGATCGCACGACGATCCGTTAAGGCTTCCCGAATCGCCTGTCCGCGATGATGGAGGTTGGCCGCCCAGACGACTTCACGTCCACGGGGAAATTCAGCGACTACCGCCACTCCGGTTCCTTTGCTTCCAGGATCGATCTTTCCTTCTGTGGGTTGCACCTCTCCACCTTCACGATCTTTTAAAATGATGGTAAACGGATAACGGCGGTACACAGCCGCTCGTCCCTTTGACAACAACTTTCTTGCCCGTGCCGGATGACAGGGCATTAAGGGTTGTTTCTTGCTATCCAAGACAAACACGCGTTGCATGTGCTTACGCACCTCCTCCGCTTTCGCGGGTAATGGTCCCCTCGCCAATGTTATGGAGCGGTTTTTTTGCAAGCAGCACTGGCTTCACCCCGTTACACCTGTTTAACCACCTGCCGTAGAGCATGGGACTGGGGAAGCATCCCATGGTACCTATCCATTCGCTCCTAACGTAGTCAAAGACGAAGGCTGGTCAGATTCAGACTTTTTTCAAGCCCCCGGCTTTAGCCGTGGGGTTCCTGACCTTTAACTAATTGGTAGCCAAGGCCCCGACATGTCACAATAATTTGGGGATCACTCGGGTCCGCTTCAATCTTTT
The nucleotide sequence above comes from Desmospora profundinema. Encoded proteins:
- the iscB gene encoding RNA-guided endonuclease IscB, encoding MQRVFVLDSKKQPLMPCHPARARKLLSKGRAAVYRRYPFTIILKDREGGEVQPTEGKIDPGSKGTGVAVVAEFPRGREVVWAANLHHRGQAIREALTDRRAIRRGRRSRKTRYRPARFHNRRKPKGWLPPSLRSRVENIKNWMGRLLRYIPIQSIAVETVGFDTQKIQNPEIMGMEYQQGELFGYEVREYLLEKWGRQCAYCGKEGVPLEVEHIHPKSKGGSNRISNLTVSCRECNLDKDNQSIQVFLSKKPNVLDKILRQAKLPLQDAAAINAIRWAIGEELKAFGLPVTFWSGGRTKYNRICQGYEKDHWVDAACVGESGERVWIPERLTPLLIQAMGRGSRQMCRMDRYGFPRTSAKKNKRVKGFQTGDFVKAVVTKGKKAGTYVGRVAVRTSGSFNIKTNTQTIQGISCRTCRLLQRADGYHYSFAG